Part of the Vigna angularis cultivar LongXiaoDou No.4 chromosome 1, ASM1680809v1, whole genome shotgun sequence genome, TACTTTGTGTTGGCTTACTTTTGTAGATTGTCAACCTTTCTTTGAAAACTAGAATCCCTCAGTCAATGTTGTATGTCAGTATCTTTCtctaaaaatagaaaactaaaTTAGTTGTTTTCCATTGCTTTTCTTTCTAACCGTTGATTTATGTTTCATTTAGGTAATGGATATTCCACACTCGTTATTTGAGGAGaagttagaaaagttaaaaagtgTAAGAGGTGTTAAACTCGACACTGAACTAGCGGCCCATGATCTCAAAGATCTTGTTGAGCAGTACAAGAATGTGTATCTTGAAGCCAGGGGAGAAAAGTTCCCCTCAGGTGCTGACACACAACTTCTTCACTTTTTGTTGTGATATATTCTCTTCGTCCTAGCCATTGACCAATGTCCGTTATCTTCACCAAAttgtttataagagaaaaaatatccACTCATCTTTCTTATTCATTTACCAATGCAGATCCGAAGAAGCAGTTAGAATTAGCTGTTAAAGCTGTTTTTAATTCTTGGGATAGCCCAAGGGCAATTAAGTATCGGAACATTAATCAAATAACTGGTCTAAAGGGAACTGCTGTGAACATTCAGTCCATGGTGTTTGGTAACATGGGGAATACTTCAGGAACTGGCGTCCTTTTCACTAGAAATCCAAGCACTGGTGAAAACAAACTTTATGGCGAATTTCTAATTAATGCTCAGGTTATATGTGATTTACTTATCCTTTCTTTCTTGTCATTATCATATTCGTTAACGTGTGGATGGTAACAATTACTCTAGATGTTGATGTTTCAGCAAATAAATGCTGAATTGTTTTTGTTAGGGAGAGGATGTAGTTGCTGGAATCAGGACACCTGAAGATTTGGAGGTCATGAAATCTTGCATGCCAGAAGCTTATAAGGAACTTGAGGAGAATTGTGAATTTCTAGAGAAACATTACAAGGATATGATGGTAAAATTTAATCTTTGTATATATTAGTTCTACTTTTATAATTCATACTAATTCTATAAATAGACTGATAGACAAACCTTCTGAAATTGCAATTACATTGTAGGATATTGAGTTCACTGTCCAAGACAATAGGTTGTGGATGTTGCAATGTCGAAGCGGAAAACGTACTGGTAAAGGAGCAGTAAAAATAGCCGTCGATATGGTCAATGAGGGGCTTGTTGACATTCGTTCTGCAATCAAAATGGTAGAGCCACAGCATCTTGATCAACTTCTCCACCCACAGGTATATACATGTGGCTCTGATTTCCTTCTATACATAAAGGAAAATGTTGATGTTGACGTTGATtttaagcatatataatcaaaactttttttaaacttaattaatacTTAATGTGTCGGAACTGCTCTAAATTTATTTGGTTAGTTTGAGGATCCATCTACTTACAAGGACCAAGTGATTGCCATTGGTTTGCCTGCATCCCCTGGAGCCGCAGTAGGGCAGGTGGTGTTCACTGCTGACGATGCTGAAGAATGGCATGCACAAGGAAAGAGTGTTATCTTGGTAATCCTTTTTTCACTTCATAATTTTTTTGCTATTAATCTTTTTGTTACCTTTCTTGATATACTTGTCTAGTTGTAGCTAGAAAATTCCAGAGTTGACTTGGCCAAATATTTTTCACAGAAGATTGTACATTTTATGGTTGGGATGTAAATGCTGTCGTTGATTTAGTAACATTTATGGTTGTGTTAAACGAGGCATCCATTAACAATCATTAAATGCTATTGCAATCTTGAACCGTTGAAGGTGAGGAATGAGACAAGTCCAGAGGATGTTGGAGGCATGCACGCAGCTACTGGAATCTTGACGGCTAGAGGTGGTATGACATCTCATGCTGCTGTTGTAGCCCGTGGATGGGGAAAGTGTTGTGTGTCTGGTTGCTCTGATATCCGTGTAAATGATGCTGAAAAGGTAAACTTGGATTTTCcatttatgtaatatatatactaataaaagATCTCCATGTTGGATAATGAATAATCTTTCTTCATAATGTAGGTCTTCGTAGTTGGGGATAAGGTGATAGCAGAAGGAGAATGGCTTTCACTGAATGGATCAACAGGTGAGGTGATACTGGGAAAGCAATCACTTTCTCCTCCGGCTCTAAGCGAtgatttaggaactttcatgtCTTGGGCAGATGAAATAAGGCATCTGAAGGTGCTGCATGTTCCTTATCTGCTGCAGAAGTTGAATTGAACAGAAAAAAACTTGTTTCTATGAATTCTCTAATATGCTGTTGTCTATTATCAGGTTATGGCAAATGCTGACTCTCCTGAAGATGCAGTAACAGCTAGAAAAAATGGTGCTCAAGGGATTGGACTTTGCAGGACAGAGCATATGGTACAACAAACATTCAACTTCTTACTATATGTGAATCAAAAGTGTGAATACCCGGGATAATTATATCTAATATCCTCTTTATAAGCCAAAGATTGAATTAATGGGCTATTTTAGCCTTTTCCCTTTGAATCCAAAGTGGAAGGaacttttatattcttttttacttATCAACATACGGTAGTTACAAATTATAGTATTACTTTTTACATGTTTTGGTGTGTTGTAGTTTTTTGCTTCGGACGAGAGGATAAAGGCTGTGAGAATGATGATTATGGCGGTTACACCAGAGCAGCGGAAAGCTGCACTGGACCTGTTGCTACCTTATCAAAGATCAGATTTCGAGGGGATATTTCGTGCAATGGATGGTCTACCAGTAACAATCCGATTGTTAGATCCTCCACTTCATGAATTTCTTCCAGAGGGCGACCTGGAACACATTGTCAGTGAACTAACTTCCGAGACAGGAATGAAAGAAGAGGAAATATTCTCCAGGATAGAAAAGCTATCAGAAGTGAACCCCATGCTCGGTTTTCGTGGCTGCAGGTTTGTCCTTCTCATCTCATAATGCTCGTGTTGTGTTACAGAAAACTGCAGTCTGTTCGTTTGTTATATGACTGATGATGAGTGTTGAGATCAGGGACTTCATGTTTGACTTGCAATTCCTCATGTTTGACAATTGAATTGAAATTCTGTGAACAGGCTGGGAATATCATACCCAGAACTGACCGAGATGCAGGCACGTGCAATCTTTCAGGCTGCTGTTTCAGTGAAAAACCATGGTATTGCAGTTCTTCCAGAGATAATGGTTCCACTTATCGGTACACCTCAGGCATGGTCCTTTTTCTTACATATTTATTCGCTTGTTGGTTCTCCTTTAGTTTACTTAACACGCATCTAATCATGCGTACTAATAATTTATGAGAAAAATCTCAGTTCATGTTATACTTCGAAACATTGTCTTGCATCCCTTTCTCCTTAACTATAATCATCTTTGAAATACGATGAATCAGTTGGTTTTGATCTTAATGAAACCCCTTTGGTGTAATGATTACACGATATGATTCCCCCAAATTTTTAATTGGCAGGAATTAAGGCATCAAGTGAGTTTAATAAGGAATGTTGCTGATAATGTTTTGTCTGAGATGGGTTCTTCTTTAAGCTATAAGGTTGGGACTATGATTGAAGTTCCAAGAGCTGCACTAGTTGCAGAAGAGGTAACGTTTATATCCTGAAGTCTTCAAGATTCAACCTGGactcaataaaatattgaataaagaTTGAAGAAAACGGTCTTTATTTCGCATTTACTCGGGTTCACCCTGTAGATTGTAATGACGAACCCTTTTATAGATTTATAATTGCAGTGCAGGAGTTAAAAGgaacatttttccttttttgttatttaaactTTCTCATCTTATAATCGATTCATCTAGATTGCAAAGGAAGCAGAGTTCTTTTCATTCGGGACCAATGACCTTACTCAAATGACATTTGGATATAGTAGAGACGATGTTGGAAAATTTCTTCCCATCTACCTATCCAAAGGGATTCTGCAGCATGATCCATTCGAGGTTGGTTGCTTGATGTTAGTTTGGCCATTTACACATAATGAAGGACGGTTACTGAGTTAAATTTGTTGAGAAAAATTGCAGGTACTTGACCAGAAAGGTGTGGGTCAACTCATCAAGATTTGCACAGAAAAGGGTCGTGCCGCTAGACCAAATCTAAAGGTgaatagaaatttaaattaatttttttattagacatCTAATTCttacaatataataacaaatgGAGATAAAACACTAAATTGATTATCAGGTTGGAATATGTGGAGAGCACGGTGGGGAGCCTTCTTCTGTTGCCTTCTTTGCAGAAATTGGACTTGACTATGTTTCATGTTCTCCGTTTAGGTCAGATTTTTACTTCAACAAtatcagaaaatgaaaattttgtattttccaATGTCAAACTGACACTATCAGGACACCTTTGCAGGGTTCCAATTGCTAGGCTTGCGGCAGCTCAGGTTGCAGCTTAAGAAACAGTTGCCTGTATCACAAGCATACGAGAGGTTGTAAATAACTGTTGTTCTTCATAAGCCCGTAGACATCACAAATGGAGGTTTATACGAGGACGTTACAAATGATGAGGGCTTCTAACGTATACTTATAGAAGTGAAAGCAAAGCAAAATCAATGAGCAAATCTTTGCAAATAAATAATgttgataataataaaagagaaaacgTTGTGTACAAATATTCATGCAAATGTTTCTCTTATTCTTATACCGTGTCCTGTCATATAATAAGACTGAATCTGTAAAATTCTTGTACATGTTCTATTCGATTCcatcataataaaaaatctcTGAAAAATTATTCTCCATTTGTCTACATTTaagaaaagataagaaactTGGTAATAATCGGAGACTGGGTTGGGTTGAGTCTATTATGATTGGGCCGAAGTGGAGGCCCGAGAAGAAGATGGGCCCATGTTGTAATTTGAATTTGTAAAGCGAAAGGGAGGAACCCTGGGCAAGGGAAACGGCGTTCGGAGATGGAAGGAAAAGCTGAATCGAGAAAAATGGGGTGGGAGAGCTACGTGGTGGTGCACAACATAGCGAAGAGGCACAACGTGGGAACGCTGGCTCGCAGTGCCACCGCGTTTGGCGTCTCAGAACTCATCCTCGTTGGCCGTAGAGATTTCAACTGTTTCGGCAGCCATGGTTCCTCCTCCCACCTCCGATTTCGACACTTCCACTCACTCCACGACGCTCGCAACTTCCTCAAAGACAAAGGCTGCGATATTTGCGGTGTTGAGATCACAAACGACGCTCTCCCTGTCAACCACCACCCTTTCAAGAAGAGCACCGCATTCCTACTCGGCAACGAGGTTGTTACCTCTCTTTCGCTTTtccatcaatttcaatttctccCTTTActcttcaatttttcttttaatctatcTGCAGGGCCAAGGTCTTTCTCCTAAGGAAATTCAGATATGCGACTTTTTCGTCTATATTCCTCAATATGGTGCCGGCACTGCTTCCTTGAATGTCACTGTAGCTGCTTCCATTGTACTCCATCATTTCGCAggtttcttttattatcttattttacttaaaatttcCCCCTCTTTTGCTGCTTATGCCAACCTTATTTCCAGTGCGTCTACTTCTTGGAAGTTCgaaattatgattaaattgtttattttattttatttctgttgtTCTTTCCATTGTAAACGTTAGCCTCTCTACACGACAAAACTGTAAGATTTAGTGTCTGCGCTTACATGTTTGTCTATGGCTTAGTCAATCTCGCTAATACCAAAACTTTCCAGTAATATAAACTTGCTACGAAAACTTGTGGGTAAACCTTACAATTTTTGAGGAACTAAAATTGAAGTTGAAAACATCTATAGAAACCTAGTGACTATTTTAACTGTTCTTATGCACATCTTATAGTTCTCACGAAATTACTGTTTCAGTGGTACAATGGATTGCAGAAGTCAAAGGGTGAACAAAAAAATTACGAGTCCTACAACCGTTTTATCTATTTGcaaaattgtcaataaatgattGATTATCTTTTTACTCGGCAACAAAATTTGTCTacaaaatacatttatatactcgattgtatatatgtatttttctaataataaattattactaacttttattcttattttctttcgagtttatatttatctttagcCAGACACCTatgttcattatttttttctgtttcttcaCCTACCCAATCGCTCCCTCTGTTTCTTCACCCTTTTCAAATAGACCGGGCAATTTTGTACTAAACTATGGAGATCGCATTTTGTTACAAATTTAACCTTCGTTAAGATATTAGTTCCAACTGCTTTTGATATATTCCATATGGAACTGGATGTAGTTTCTGAAGCATTTGATTTTTACAGTCTGGGCTGGTTTTGAAGAGAGATCTCGTGATGGAAATAAATTTGTTGTGGCTGAGAGACCCGTAAAACAGGGACGACGTAATTACTCCACTGAAACAGATGATTCTATCATTCAAGAGCGTAAAGCTAGAAGAGAAAGTGCTGCCAATGGTTTCTTTGATGAGGCTGAGAGTGGCAATTCATCTTCGAACCTCCTTGATGCATTATTTGTTGATGGCTGATGGAAAATGTGATTCCTTGACTGTCATGATTAATTGATCTTTGGGATCGAAGGTCGAGGGCTTTAAGGCATCAGCTGCAACAGAGGAGAACCAACATCTTGGAGAAAGCGGACTATTACATAGCTTGTGTTATATATGTAGCATTTCAAACGAAATCATTTTCTGGGGGAAGGCAGCTACTGAGATTAGGTGTGTATATAGTAATTTATGATGAGTTTGCTGCAACTGCCGCCAGTTACAGGACATGAAGTTAAAGCCAGCCTATATTGTTTTTGTAACATGATACTGACATTTGCTTTCAGGATGAGACCCATCGTTGACCCCTTTTACCGTTTTTTGTATTTGTCCCTTTTCAACTGTTACTTATTATATTTGAGATAGTAAAGAAGAGAACACCTGCATCCAAGTTCAAGGTTCAAATCGTGGGTGACTCTCTGGTGGGGTCCTGCAGTAGTTGGTTTGGTCAATAAATAAGATTGACTACTGAATATGTTTCTTGTAAACATGCTGTGAAACAAAGAACGACGCAATGTATTCAGTCCCCTTTGTGAAAACTTAGCATTTGTGAGAGGCAAGGGAAAGGGAGAGGTAACATAAAATTTATGGAATGTGCATTATCCTAAGACCTCTTCCAAATAATTTGTCAAACTCAACAGTTATATAATGAATGGTATTCATCGTTTGTCTAGGTTCTCTCGTACTTTATGAGTATTTCTAATCCCGTTGTCtataaagaaaagatgaaaagtagTATTGTTCTAATACACTGACTGGGCATTGTCCTTCGGATTGGGGTGTCGTTGGAATGAGAAGTTATAGGGTATCCAATTCCATGGCGTTTGTCGGGGAAGATCATGAACAAACCACCCGCTACTGTTCCAATAACTGTGGGAAGCACCTGAAGCAGAGTCAGGTAGAACCAGTGCACAGTGTTGGTGGAATTGCAATGACCGCTGCTGGTCACAACAGGGTTAAGGAACTGGAACACGAAAATTGTCATGCCTCTAATTTCTCCTCAATTTGTaccataaaattattattcttatcataccataaaatttcataaataaatttttataccttttccattttcaaaattttatgaatttcaattaaaattctatattttgctatattttaaaatatctttttaatttttctaaatatctaagaagttttaatatttttttattttataaatttcaattaaaaattagatgttttgttatatttttaattttctatttttgtattttttttctaaataaaacatttttaaacaaaatttttatatttctataattttaaatattgtttgtatattttttttttcaaataaaaacttatatttaaaaaaaactaattatattaaaGAATATGTGGGTTAAGGGGTTCTGTCAAATGTTAATttgttaaacatttttatacaCCAATTTCAGCACagttatattaaagaaaaaaagtgagaGATGGAAGGTGtaacagaaaagaaaaggatatatataagaaaatatcgCCATTGGGAGGAGTTATGGtagaaaacttttaaatttatataggTTCCATTTCGTTTTGACATTCAATCCTTCATCTGCTTTGTTTGCCACAGGGAAAAATCAATGGAAAatccaaacaaaaattataaagaataagAGCTATTTGTTATTGCCGTAATGTTATGCGATGTTTTTTTAAGGTTACGTTCTACTTATAAAAatccattttaaatttaaaaaacatttctaTCATTTCTATACATAAGCATTGCACAGGCGAATAAactagtatattttaaattaacattaataatattatgtatATGTAAAAAAGCAATTAAAAGAGCCAAAATATGACACACAAAATTCAATAATACATTAAAGATTAAAGTCTTCACTTTACAGTCACAGGAGAtagaaaagtaaattatatttgaCACACAAATCTTTTATTTGATACACACAAAATATAGTGCAAGAACATTTCATGCAAGTACATGCAGAGTTTGCATACATTTTCACAGCAACAAGTTTTAGGGATTAGGCATTGCCACCGGATTATTGGGAGGAGCGTTGTCGTTGGAATCCGAGGTCAAAGGGTATCCATATCCATGGCGATCATTGGGAAAGATCATGAACAACTCACCGGCCACTAACCCAATAGCTATGGGAAGCAGTTGAAGAAAACGATGAGATGAACCAGGGTAGAAGCAATTCACAGTATTGGTGTCCAACAACCCCAACACTGCGAACACTATAACCGACAAGAAAGCATGCACCATGTCTCCGAACTTGAGTTTGTACCTTGACAGGTCAATGTTGTCGGAAGCCGGTGAAGGAAAGATTCCATATGGGGTTACCAAGCCATAGTGCCTATTCCCGTCATTGCCTGTGTAACTGTCTGTGAAGGAAGAAAAGAAGCAGCTGATGCCACAGAGGCCAAGGAGAATGGCGCAGAGGGACTTCTTGTTGCCATTGCATTTACCATTGTTGGTCAAAGCAGGGTTGAGGAATTGGAAGACGAAGAATGTGCCTGTTGGGAGAAGCTTTATGAGGCTGCCAACTGATAAGAGCGTCCTGCttgtcattttttctttttcctttttctctgcTTCTTGCAGTTGCACACCACTCCATGGTTTTCATCTTATAGGACCATCTTGAAAGACCATCACCATCTACCCAATTGCATTTCTCAATGCCATGCAAATTCAATCATTCCAATCATTTTCAGAAAACAGTTAGACAAAAATACTCACAAACAAAAGTCAGACAAAAAAAGGAACAATAATTGCAGTAACCTTCGCTGTATTTTCATATCACAAGTGTGACTCGTCGCATAGAGATCCACTagaatcaaattataataacataaaaatttcattttacacAAATTTAGTTtggtataaatttattttctaaacacTGTATTagaattattgaaaatatatccTGACCTAAGGCTAAGTTTCTTGTTTGAATAATTAGGAatatttaatatctaatttcacgtataatattgatttaaatatgtattttacattctaaaatagttatataaaaaaagtcagacaaaaataataaaatactcacTAACAAAAGTCACACAAAAAAAGAGCAATATTGTAGTAAGCTACTTACAGGTGGCTGTACACTTTcatttatcaaattataatataagatataAATTTCACTTTACACAAATTGAGTTaggaataaatttattttctaaatactGTATTAGACTTATTGAAACACAGAAAATCATtctatatttacttaaaaaggttttttatattaattttaaaactcatatagaaataaaatgtaaaaaaagtatttattttttatatcccagaagaaaataaattgtttaaagttttaaCCATATCAAAAAACTTACCTGAAAAGTGAATTTCGAAAGTTTGCCACAATGAAACATCACCTCCTTCTCACCGAGTCGAAGCTCCCCTCAACCCCACCAACA contains:
- the LOC108344842 gene encoding pyruvate, phosphate dikinase 2, which produces MSSIVKGIFVRSGGDDISNMVWNAKKKYVEHSDFVVVGGRRNTKSNSFRAWKRGRRSYQTPIRGQAILTPATAPTTKKRVFTFGKGTSEGNKAMKSLLGGKGANLAEMASIGLSVPPGFTISTEACQEYQQIGKKLPDGLWEEVLQGLLFVENEMGANLGNPAKPLLLSVRSGAAISMPGMMDTVLNLGLNDEVVVGLAAKSGERFAYDSYRRFLDMFGDVVMDIPHSLFEEKLEKLKSVRGVKLDTELAAHDLKDLVEQYKNVYLEARGEKFPSDPKKQLELAVKAVFNSWDSPRAIKYRNINQITGLKGTAVNIQSMVFGNMGNTSGTGVLFTRNPSTGENKLYGEFLINAQGEDVVAGIRTPEDLEVMKSCMPEAYKELEENCEFLEKHYKDMMDIEFTVQDNRLWMLQCRSGKRTGKGAVKIAVDMVNEGLVDIRSAIKMVEPQHLDQLLHPQFEDPSTYKDQVIAIGLPASPGAAVGQVVFTADDAEEWHAQGKSVILVRNETSPEDVGGMHAATGILTARGGMTSHAAVVARGWGKCCVSGCSDIRVNDAEKVFVVGDKVIAEGEWLSLNGSTGEVILGKQSLSPPALSDDLGTFMSWADEIRHLKVMANADSPEDAVTARKNGAQGIGLCRTEHMFFASDERIKAVRMMIMAVTPEQRKAALDLLLPYQRSDFEGIFRAMDGLPVTIRLLDPPLHEFLPEGDLEHIVSELTSETGMKEEEIFSRIEKLSEVNPMLGFRGCRLGISYPELTEMQARAIFQAAVSVKNHGIAVLPEIMVPLIGTPQELRHQVSLIRNVADNVLSEMGSSLSYKVGTMIEVPRAALVAEEIAKEAEFFSFGTNDLTQMTFGYSRDDVGKFLPIYLSKGILQHDPFEVLDQKGVGQLIKICTEKGRAARPNLKVGICGEHGGEPSSVAFFAEIGLDYVSCSPFRVPIARLAAAQVAA
- the LOC108344855 gene encoding uncharacterized protein LOC108344855, producing MEGKAESRKMGWESYVVVHNIAKRHNVGTLARSATAFGVSELILVGRRDFNCFGSHGSSSHLRFRHFHSLHDARNFLKDKGCDICGVEITNDALPVNHHPFKKSTAFLLGNEGQGLSPKEIQICDFFVYIPQYGAGTASLNVTVAASIVLHHFAVWAGFEERSRDGNKFVVAERPVKQGRRNYSTETDDSIIQERKARRESAANGFFDEAESGNSSSNLLDALFVDG
- the LOC108341735 gene encoding protein DMP2 gives rise to the protein MTSRTLLSVGSLIKLLPTGTFFVFQFLNPALTNNGKCNGNKKSLCAILLGLCGISCFFSSFTDSYTGNDGNRHYGLVTPYGIFPSPASDNIDLSRYKLKFGDMVHAFLSVIVFAVLGLLDTNTVNCFYPGSSHRFLQLLPIAIGLVAGELFMIFPNDRHGYGYPLTSDSNDNAPPNNPVAMPNP